In Athalia rosae chromosome 6, iyAthRosa1.1, whole genome shotgun sequence, one DNA window encodes the following:
- the LOC125501375 gene encoding uncharacterized protein LOC125501375, which translates to MGGKSAKPKIPSYAPYQCCPAEVARGTKVAKASPVAKSVGRKSSTKLQVAPPLKPINKLSAKDSKKTANLQVPSTTAKADSKSGKGKKGFFGSVVAGIPYLIKV; encoded by the exons ATGGGCGGTAAAAGTGCGAAACCCAAGATTCCTTCCTATGCACCTTACCAGTGCTGTCCAGCCGAAGTGGCACGTGGTACCAAAGTCGCAAAGGCCAGCCCAGTAGCCAAGTCTGTGGGTAGAAAGTCATCAACAAAGCTGCAGGTTGCACCCCCGTTAAAGCCGATAAACAAGCTATCGGCAAAGGACAGCAAAAAGACGGCGAATCTACAGGTACCTTCGACTACTGCAAAGGCGGATAGCAAAtcgggaaaagggaaaaagggattCTTCGGAAGTG TTGTAGCTGGGATTCCGTACCTCATCAAGGTCTAG